One Bombus pascuorum chromosome 4, iyBomPasc1.1, whole genome shotgun sequence DNA segment encodes these proteins:
- the LOC132906133 gene encoding zinc finger protein 32-like, with product MYPTFITAGHFKETGTFPCWYRLPIGFETYPCDTCGRQYRRVISLQRHKRLECGKEAQFECVICHSKFKHKHSLLRHYNVHVADVKKSSNSEREQRSVIGCNFIQKTKIRSRYSNQYQQRHLRVECGQAPKYQCKICHGWFKYKHNLTAHWKLHVEEPKHNCDLCPKKFYRRDRLLEHQKRLHNLLHMLLNLTKESNISMQARGAVRWKLAVVQVTPYQCPKCFKYFKSSKSCCNHRSTCGTDKKFRCAFCDYRSHQKGNVLRHLATQHPEAGQKKRVNCVLKTNDCEKIALSSNVKYK from the exons CGTGTTGGTACCGGCTACCCATCGGTTTCGAGACGTATCCTTGCGACACCTGCGGCAGACAGTACAGGAGGGTGATATCGTTGCAACGGCACAAGAGACTCGAGTGCGGAAAGGAGGCTCAGTTCGAGTGTGTAATATGCCACTCGAAATTCAAGCACAAACACAGTTTATTGAGACACTATAACGTTCACGTGGCGGACGTGAAGAAATCGAGCAACTCTGAACGCGAACAGAGGTCG GTTATTGGCTGCAACTTTATccaaaaaacgaaaatacgATCGAGGTACAGCAACCAGTACCAGCAA AGGCATTTACGAGTTGAATGTGGTCAAGCGCCGAAATATCAGTGTAAAATATGCCATGGTTGGTTCAAATACAAGCATAACTTGACGGCACATTGGAAACTGCACGTCGAGGAGCCGAAACATAATTGCGACCTGTGCCCAAAAAAGTTTTACAGACGAGACAGATTGCTGGAACATCAAAAGAGGTTGCATAAT CTCTTGCATATGCTCCTTAATCTCACCAAAGAATCGAATATAAGTATGCAAGCTC GTGGCGCGGTTCGCTGGAAACTCGCAGTGGTCCAAGTGACGCCGTACCAGTGTCCAAAAtgcttcaaatattttaaatcgtCGAAATCTTGCTGCAATCATCGAAGCACGTGCGGCACAGACAAGAAATTTCGTTGCGCCTTTTGTGATTATCGGTCTCATCAAAAGGGAAACGTTCTTCGACATCTTGCCACGCAGCATCCTGAAGCGGGTCAGAAGAAACGAGTCAACTGCGTTCTAAAAACCAACGATTGTGAGAAGATTGCTTTATCGTCGAATGTAAAGTACAAGTAA
- the LOC132906371 gene encoding zinc finger protein 226-like, translated as MREKRSYWLQLYPKNENTIEVQQPVPASNSRNRGIFQSSRMTRGQLTYKCTNCNRSYMRMSCLKRHLRVECGQAPKYQCKICHGWFKYKHNLTAHWKLHVEEPKHNCDLCPKKFYRRDRLLEHQKRLHNVLPTL; from the exons ATGCGTGAAAAGAGAA GTTATTGGCTGCAACTTTATccaaaaaacgaaaatacgATCGAGGTACAGCAACCAGTACCAGCAAGTAATTCAAGAAATCGAGGCATCTTCCAATCCAGTCGAATGACACGCGGACAGTTAACGTACAAATGTACAAATTGCAATCGTTCCTACATGAGAATGTCTTGCTTGAAGAGGCATTTACGAGTTGAATGTGGTCAAGCGCCGAAATATCAGTGTAAAATATGCCATGGTTGGTTCAAATACAAGCATAACTTGACGGCACATTGGAAACTGCACGTCGAGGAGCCGAAACATAATTGCGACCTGTGCCCAAAAAAGTTTTACAGACGAGACAGATTGCTGGAACATCAAAAGAGGTTGCATAATGTTCTTCCAACGTTATGA